A stretch of the Capsicum annuum cultivar UCD-10X-F1 chromosome 10, UCD10Xv1.1, whole genome shotgun sequence genome encodes the following:
- the LOC107843717 gene encoding uncharacterized protein LOC107843717 encodes MQPQFSNVPPPQRKIITFCRVLFLFIVVLTLSVVTFFVVKFWKEYTYYPSFEVVSFVVHTFNISNTTNKLTVDWELDVNVRNSNRKVEIIFEYIATSLMYNSQLLESSFSAPFNVSGENSVVYHVNSHIPNPNQKKIGGLVVNDMAHALRRGDNLYIDLEIEATIINKGSTIAYRKRNLDLSCEDLLLNFNSPTSLPEWDGHTNSYIMKCQYYEPNWWDYYFIWNW; translated from the exons ATGCAACCACAATTTTCCAACGTACCCCCACCACAAcgaaaaattataactttttgtCGAGTACTATTTCTTTTTATTGTTGTTCTAACGTTGAGTGTCGTTACTTTTTTTGTAGTTAAATTTTGGAAAGAATATACATATTACCCTTCATTTGAGGTTGTATCGTTTGTTGTACATACTTTCAACATATCAAACACCACAAATAAATTAACAGTTGATTGGGAATTAGATGTGAATGTGAGGAATTCAAATAGGAAAGTGGAAATTATTTTTGAGTACATAGCAACTAGCTTGATGTACAACTCTCAATTGCTTGAATCATCGTTCAGCGCGCCTTTCAATGTGTCCGGAGAAAACAGCGTCGTGTATCATGTCAATTCTCATATTCCAAATCCGAATCAGAAGAAAATCGGAGGCCTTGTGGTCAATGATATGGCTCATGCTTTACGAAGAGGTGACAACTTGTACATTGATCTGGAGATAGAAGCTACAATAATTAATAAAGGTAGTACTATCGCGTATCGCAAAAGAAATTTGGATTTATCATGCGAAGATTTACTTTTGAACTTCAACAGTCCAACTAGCTTGCCAGAGTGGGATGGTCATACAAATAGTTATATAATGAAATGCCAGTACTACGAGCCCAATTGGTG GGATtattatttcatatggaattggtGA
- the LOC124885185 gene encoding 70 kDa peptidyl-prolyl isomerase-like isoform X1 — protein MGDFNSKKINKVNFGTYIQELPKREIGKEGLRKKILQKGNSWKTPFPGDEIQVHYGVKLQDGEYFDSSYDKGKPFTFKLGQGEVIKGWDEGIATMKKSERAIFTIPPNLGYGEIGSPPLIPPNSTLIFEIELVSWNSIRDISGDGGISKKIIKEGEGWATPKDVDEVLGKISCLISFNLLLVYASP, from the exons atgGGAGATTTTAATTCTAAGAAAATTAACAAAGTGAATTTTGGAACTTATATTCAAGAATTACCAAAGAGAGAAATTGGGAAAGAAGGCTTGAGAAAAAAGATTTTGCAAAAAGGGAATTCTTGGAAGACACCATTTCCTGGTGATGAAATCCAAG TTCATTACGGAGTGAAACTTCAAGATGGGGAATATTTTGATTCAAGCTACGATAAAGGAAAGCCTTTTACATTCAAGCTAGGACAAG GTGAAGTTATTAAAGGATGGGATGAAGGAATTGCAACAATGAAAAAGAGTGAAAGAGCAATTTTCACAATTCCACCAAATTTGGGTTATGGAGAAATTGGTTCACCACCTCTAATTCCTCCAAATTCAACACTCATTTTTGAAATAGAATTGGTTTCTTGGAATTCAATTAGAGATATAAGTGGAGATGGAGGAATatccaagaaaataataaaagaaggtGAAGGATGGGCTACACCTAAAGATGTAGATGAAGTACTAGGTAAAATTTCTTGCCttatttcatttaatttattattagtatacgCGTCACCTTGA
- the LOC124885185 gene encoding 70 kDa peptidyl-prolyl isomerase-like isoform X2 has translation MGDFNSKKINKVNFGTYIQELPKREIGKEGLRKKILQKGNSWKTPFPGDEIQGEVIKGWDEGIATMKKSERAIFTIPPNLGYGEIGSPPLIPPNSTLIFEIELVSWNSIRDISGDGGISKKIIKEGEGWATPKDVDEVLGKISCLISFNLLLVYASP, from the exons atgGGAGATTTTAATTCTAAGAAAATTAACAAAGTGAATTTTGGAACTTATATTCAAGAATTACCAAAGAGAGAAATTGGGAAAGAAGGCTTGAGAAAAAAGATTTTGCAAAAAGGGAATTCTTGGAAGACACCATTTCCTGGTGATGAAATCCAAG GTGAAGTTATTAAAGGATGGGATGAAGGAATTGCAACAATGAAAAAGAGTGAAAGAGCAATTTTCACAATTCCACCAAATTTGGGTTATGGAGAAATTGGTTCACCACCTCTAATTCCTCCAAATTCAACACTCATTTTTGAAATAGAATTGGTTTCTTGGAATTCAATTAGAGATATAAGTGGAGATGGAGGAATatccaagaaaataataaaagaaggtGAAGGATGGGCTACACCTAAAGATGTAGATGAAGTACTAGGTAAAATTTCTTGCCttatttcatttaatttattattagtatacgCGTCACCTTGA